From a region of the Halomonas sp. HL-93 genome:
- the recD gene encoding exodeoxyribonuclease V subunit alpha codes for MSRKRTNGHPGDTQTFDLFDDTNAETSEPTPTAATTQVSAHLALSDTTELLALCERWVARGWLRDLDRALVRFLAMEAPDAPPLLLLGAALASHQLGRGHVCLDLNATLSAPDFALSLPPEGDDLTDPPPLPSQVLATLTLAEWQAALNHPLLASAGPGNTPLVVSHNGNTTKLYLRRYWQYEQTLHQEIANRLTGEEGTCRSPIHWAMGDERHPELLANALNVLFKKTTTLDWQKTACALAARNRFGIITGGPGTGKTTTVVRLLALLQTLQLAEPNAQPLRIRLAAPTGKAAARLNESIAGQVSLLPFESLSTLLEPDSLVVRHIGDEAGSGQLQAAIPTEVTTLHRLLGARPDTRHFRHNAANPLALDVLVIDEASMVDIEMMTAVLRALPAQAQLVLLGDKDQLASVEAGAVLGDLCLRAEAAHYTPETAQWLESATGQPLPQDYIDAQGQPLDQAITMLRVSHRFNEHSGIGQLAQAINQPSHAQSDQEKHQAVNQVLRHGYPDLHHLTLTDDAALDKLVIHGSPDKFINDGEGRTNHNGAPIAPPTGYRHYLNVLNAQRPRGASFEEDAKAYDNWASAVLSAYSHFQLLCALRKGPWGVEGLNLRIAKTLRHEKLLYGSDFTLEKGWYEGRPVLVTQNDYGLKLMNGDIGITLAVPDPRTPGKSLLRVAFPTSDPEKPIRWVLPSRLHAVETVFAMTVHKSQGSEFLHTALLLPPTLNPILTRELVYTGITRAREWLTVVEAKRGILNEAVIREVMRVSGLDEI; via the coding sequence ATGAGCCGCAAACGCACCAACGGCCACCCAGGCGACACCCAAACGTTTGACCTGTTTGACGACACCAACGCCGAGACGAGCGAGCCAACGCCCACGGCGGCTACCACGCAAGTAAGCGCTCACCTTGCGCTAAGCGACACGACCGAACTACTAGCGCTGTGCGAGCGCTGGGTGGCTCGCGGCTGGCTGCGGGATCTAGACCGCGCCCTGGTGCGCTTCCTCGCCATGGAAGCACCGGACGCCCCACCGCTGCTGCTACTCGGCGCCGCGCTTGCCAGCCACCAGCTAGGCCGCGGCCATGTGTGCCTGGATCTAAACGCCACGCTCAGCGCACCGGACTTTGCGCTCTCGCTACCGCCGGAAGGCGACGATCTTACCGACCCGCCGCCGCTACCCAGCCAGGTGCTCGCCACGCTAACGCTCGCCGAATGGCAAGCCGCGCTCAACCACCCATTGCTTGCCAGCGCCGGCCCCGGCAATACCCCCCTGGTGGTCAGCCACAACGGCAACACCACCAAGCTCTACCTACGCCGCTACTGGCAATACGAACAAACCCTGCACCAGGAAATCGCCAACCGCCTCACCGGCGAAGAAGGCACCTGTAGGAGCCCAATTCATTGGGCGATGGGTGACGAACGTCACCCCGAATTACTCGCCAACGCGCTAAACGTTCTATTTAAAAAAACCACAACCCTAGACTGGCAAAAAACCGCCTGCGCCCTCGCCGCCCGCAACCGCTTCGGCATTATTACCGGCGGCCCCGGCACCGGCAAAACCACCACCGTGGTGCGCCTGCTCGCCCTACTGCAAACCCTGCAACTGGCTGAGCCCAATGCCCAACCGCTGCGCATCCGCCTGGCCGCCCCCACAGGCAAAGCCGCCGCCCGGCTGAATGAATCCATCGCCGGGCAGGTAAGCCTCTTGCCATTCGAGTCATTAAGCACTTTGTTGGAGCCCGATTCACTGGTGGTCCGACATATCGGCGATGAAGCGGGCTCGGGCCAACTACAGGCAGCAATACCAACCGAGGTCACGACACTTCACCGCTTACTAGGCGCCCGCCCCGATACCCGCCACTTCCGCCACAACGCCGCCAACCCGCTGGCGCTGGACGTGCTGGTGATCGACGAAGCCTCGATGGTGGATATCGAAATGATGACCGCCGTGCTGCGCGCCCTGCCCGCCCAGGCGCAGTTGGTACTGTTGGGGGATAAAGACCAGCTCGCCTCGGTGGAAGCCGGTGCCGTACTGGGCGATCTGTGCCTCCGCGCCGAAGCCGCCCACTACACACCGGAGACCGCTCAGTGGCTGGAAAGCGCCACCGGCCAGCCGCTACCGCAGGACTACATCGACGCCCAGGGCCAGCCCCTCGACCAGGCGATTACCATGCTGCGGGTCAGCCACCGCTTCAACGAGCACAGCGGCATCGGCCAGCTGGCCCAGGCGATCAACCAGCCAAGCCACGCCCAAAGCGACCAGGAAAAACACCAGGCGGTGAACCAGGTACTGCGCCACGGCTACCCGGACCTGCACCACCTGACGCTGACCGACGACGCCGCGCTAGATAAGCTGGTCATTCACGGCAGCCCCGACAAGTTTATCAACGACGGCGAAGGCCGCACCAACCACAACGGCGCCCCCATCGCCCCACCCACCGGCTACCGCCACTACCTGAACGTACTGAACGCCCAGCGCCCGCGCGGGGCATCGTTTGAGGAAGATGCGAAAGCCTATGACAACTGGGCAAGCGCCGTACTCAGCGCCTACAGCCACTTCCAGCTGCTCTGCGCACTGCGCAAAGGCCCGTGGGGGGTAGAAGGCCTGAACCTGCGTATCGCCAAGACGTTGCGCCATGAAAAGCTGCTGTACGGGAGTGACTTCACGCTGGAAAAAGGCTGGTATGAAGGCCGCCCGGTGCTCGTTACCCAAAACGACTACGGCCTGAAACTGATGAACGGCGATATCGGCATCACGCTAGCGGTACCCGACCCAAGAACGCCCGGCAAATCGCTACTTAGAGTCGCCTTTCCCACCAGCGACCCGGAAAAGCCCATCCGCTGGGTACTCCCTTCTCGCCTGCACGCGGTGGAAACCGTGTTCGCGATGACGGTACACAAATCCCAAGGCTCGGAGTTCTTGCACACCGCCCTACTGCTACCGCCCACCCTCAACCCAATCCTCACCCGCGAGCTGGTCTACACCGGCATCACCCGCGCCCGCGAATGGCTTACGGTGGTTGAAGCCAAGCGTGGGATTTTGAATGAGGCGGTGATTAGGGAGGTTATGAGGGTTAGTGGGTTGGATGAGATTTAA
- a CDS encoding TIR domain-containing protein has protein sequence MARRVFFSFHYKYVWKVNQIRSIPNVTGTAAAGFQDASLWEEAKKKGDKEIKKMIDGALERTSVTVVFVTYGTKDRKYIDYEIEQSLARGNGLVAVQIHHLKDKGGEAGSPGAIPSQIEKNGFKAYKYTNSEDLSKWIEEAAKLAGK, from the coding sequence ATGGCACGTCGTGTATTTTTCAGTTTTCACTACAAGTATGTCTGGAAGGTCAATCAAATACGTAGTATTCCTAATGTAACCGGGACTGCAGCAGCGGGGTTCCAAGACGCCTCTTTGTGGGAGGAGGCAAAGAAAAAGGGTGATAAAGAAATTAAAAAAATGATCGACGGAGCGCTCGAACGCACCTCAGTGACTGTCGTCTTTGTTACTTATGGTACTAAAGACCGTAAATATATTGATTATGAAATAGAGCAATCTTTGGCTAGGGGGAATGGTCTCGTAGCTGTCCAAATTCATCACTTGAAAGATAAAGGCGGCGAGGCTGGTTCTCCAGGTGCGATACCGAGTCAGATCGAAAAAAATGGCTTTAAGGCATATAAGTATACAAATTCAGAAGATCTTTCTAAGTGGATAGAAGAAGCAGCAAAGCTTGCCGGAAAGTAA
- the recC gene encoding exodeoxyribonuclease V subunit gamma — MPANSLLSPTSLTPGFMVVHGNRLEDLRGLAVEWMRLHPLGPLENETILVQSNGIGQWLKLALAEDPDNGGAGIAAALDVMLPARFLWQAYRTVLTHVSHNEDAVPETSPFDKSRLVWRLLRLLPTLAGQEVFAPLAQFLEIDRDQRKHYQLAERLADLFDQYQVYRADWLDAWANGEDVLITARGEARPLEDHQRWQPALWRILRDDVAATQGDAGLDSSRAQVHRRFLKATEKLEGQACPPGLPRRLIIFGISSLPQQTLEALAALSRCCQVVLCVHNPCQYYWADIIEHKDLLRASRYRQRRKTGMPEALDVLGTGDADDALHLHAQPLLAAWGKQGRDYLRLLDEHDDTGDYQTLFEQQALRIDMFEPFSGERGCLLSQLQDDIRELRPVAETQTYWPALDPADDSLVFHIAHGPQREVEILHDQLLAAFSDDPELRPRDIIVMVPDIDRYAPHIDAVFGQLQSDDPRFIPYTLSDQASRHRLPMMIALEKLLRLPELRLSVSDLLDLLDVPALRQRFGLEERDLPVLERWMEGAGIRWGLNAKQRQTLELPGGLSQNTWAFGLRRLLLGYTVGDGDAWQGIEPFDDIGGLEAGLAGPLATLLEKLEATWETFRQPTDAASWVERLRTLLETFFLTDDAQESVMLTKLENGLQQILESSREAQLADPLPLSMVREHWLAQIDEHSLSQRFLAGAVNFATLMPMRAIPFKRVCLLGMNDGEYPRSQPPLDFDLMGSDYRPGDRSRREDDRYLFLEALLSARDQLYISWVGRSQIDNTTLPPSVLVGQLRDHLAAGWHFEHDAPLLDTLTTEHPLQPFSRRYFEDSTESAQLFTYIHEWRGVHEWRDDQAPRAPRSQLEKLPPPENAPASLSLGQLGGFLREPVRTFFNTRLGVYFEQEAIAELDAEPFALDGLQNWQLQDRLIAAQRHAVDNGEPRLEALDAQLERFQRQGVLAMGAFGERMRESLAEPMDDLFSAYEDALAQWPIVLPAPEPVYVESADGIVLEDWLNELRQNEAGDRCRLLLLSSSLISQGSGRGQYRWTHLLRPWVAHLAGNLNGPMTTQLLSKAGNITLAPIAADTARAHLDTQMTVWQAGLQAPLPLAPQAAFAWLTKLGTPEIAEEKGRESDAYAAAEGAYDGGRFQTGEVAQSAYLAHQWPRFERLFNDHREQAHSFAALTEALYAPLFNAVKNPAGKDQERSGDSKKKGAAQ, encoded by the coding sequence ATGCCCGCCAATTCGCTGCTTTCGCCAACATCGCTAACGCCAGGTTTCATGGTGGTGCATGGCAACCGCCTGGAAGATTTGCGCGGATTGGCGGTGGAGTGGATGCGCCTGCACCCGCTGGGGCCGCTGGAGAATGAAACCATCCTGGTGCAGAGCAACGGCATCGGGCAGTGGCTGAAATTGGCGCTGGCGGAAGACCCTGACAACGGCGGCGCGGGGATTGCGGCGGCGCTGGACGTGATGCTGCCCGCGCGGTTCCTGTGGCAGGCCTACCGCACGGTGCTGACTCACGTATCGCACAACGAAGACGCCGTGCCGGAAACCTCGCCGTTTGATAAATCGCGCCTAGTCTGGCGGCTTTTGCGCCTGCTGCCGACGCTTGCCGGGCAGGAGGTCTTCGCCCCGCTGGCGCAGTTCCTGGAAATCGATCGCGACCAGCGCAAGCACTACCAGTTGGCCGAGCGGCTGGCTGACCTCTTCGACCAGTATCAGGTGTATCGTGCCGACTGGCTGGACGCCTGGGCCAACGGTGAAGACGTGCTGATCACCGCCCGCGGCGAGGCCCGCCCGTTGGAAGACCACCAGCGCTGGCAGCCCGCGCTGTGGCGCATTCTGCGTGACGACGTGGCCGCCACCCAGGGCGATGCGGGCCTCGACAGCAGCCGTGCCCAGGTGCATCGGCGCTTTTTGAAGGCCACCGAAAAGCTTGAGGGCCAAGCCTGCCCGCCAGGGCTGCCCCGGCGGCTGATCATTTTCGGCATTTCATCGCTGCCCCAGCAAACCCTGGAAGCCCTGGCGGCGCTGTCGCGCTGCTGCCAGGTGGTGCTCTGCGTGCACAACCCCTGCCAGTACTACTGGGCGGATATCATCGAGCACAAGGACCTGCTCCGCGCCAGCCGCTACCGCCAGCGGCGCAAAACCGGCATGCCGGAAGCGCTGGACGTGCTGGGAACCGGCGACGCTGACGATGCCCTGCACCTCCACGCCCAGCCGCTGCTCGCCGCCTGGGGCAAACAGGGCCGCGACTACCTGCGCCTGCTGGACGAGCACGACGATACCGGCGACTACCAGACCCTGTTCGAACAGCAGGCGCTGCGCATCGACATGTTCGAGCCGTTCTCCGGCGAACGCGGCTGCCTGCTCAGCCAGCTGCAGGACGATATCCGTGAGCTGCGCCCGGTGGCCGAAACCCAAACCTACTGGCCTGCCCTCGACCCGGCGGACGACTCCCTGGTGTTTCATATCGCCCACGGCCCCCAGCGGGAGGTCGAGATTCTTCACGACCAGCTGCTGGCCGCCTTCAGCGACGACCCCGAGCTGCGCCCGCGGGACATCATCGTCATGGTGCCGGATATCGACCGCTACGCGCCGCACATCGACGCGGTATTCGGCCAGCTTCAAAGCGACGACCCACGCTTCATTCCCTACACGCTATCCGACCAGGCCAGCCGTCACCGCCTGCCGATGATGATCGCGCTGGAAAAGCTGCTGCGCCTGCCGGAGCTGCGCCTGTCCGTCAGCGACCTGCTGGATCTGCTCGACGTCCCCGCCCTGCGCCAGCGCTTCGGGCTTGAAGAGCGCGACCTGCCGGTGCTCGAGCGCTGGATGGAAGGCGCGGGGATTCGCTGGGGGCTCAACGCCAAACAGCGCCAAACTCTGGAGCTGCCCGGCGGACTCAGCCAGAACACCTGGGCCTTTGGCCTGCGCCGCCTGTTGCTGGGTTACACCGTAGGCGATGGCGACGCCTGGCAGGGCATCGAACCGTTCGACGACATCGGCGGGCTGGAAGCGGGCCTTGCCGGGCCCCTGGCGACGCTGCTGGAAAAACTCGAAGCCACCTGGGAGACCTTTCGCCAGCCCACCGACGCCGCCAGCTGGGTCGAGCGGCTGCGCACCCTGCTGGAAACTTTCTTCCTGACCGACGACGCCCAGGAAAGCGTGATGCTCACTAAGCTGGAAAATGGCCTGCAGCAAATCCTCGAAAGCAGCCGCGAAGCCCAGTTGGCCGATCCGCTGCCGCTTTCCATGGTGCGCGAACACTGGCTCGCGCAGATCGATGAGCATAGCCTCTCCCAGCGCTTTCTGGCCGGGGCGGTCAACTTCGCCACGCTGATGCCCATGCGCGCCATTCCCTTCAAGCGGGTGTGCCTGCTGGGCATGAACGACGGCGAATACCCCCGCTCCCAGCCGCCGCTGGACTTCGACCTGATGGGCAGCGACTACCGCCCCGGCGACCGTTCCCGCCGGGAAGACGACCGCTACCTGTTTCTCGAAGCGCTGCTCTCTGCCCGCGACCAGCTCTACATCAGTTGGGTCGGCCGCAGCCAGATCGACAACACGACGCTTCCGCCCTCGGTACTGGTCGGCCAACTGCGCGACCACCTGGCCGCCGGTTGGCACTTTGAACATGACGCCCCGCTGCTTGACACCCTAACCACCGAGCACCCACTGCAGCCGTTCAGCCGCCGCTATTTCGAAGACAGCACCGAGTCCGCGCAGCTATTCACCTATATCCATGAGTGGCGTGGAGTCCATGAATGGCGCGACGACCAAGCCCCGAGAGCGCCACGGTCTCAGCTCGAAAAGCTCCCCCCGCCGGAAAACGCTCCTGCCAGCCTGTCCCTCGGCCAGCTGGGCGGCTTTCTGCGTGAACCGGTGCGGACCTTCTTCAATACCCGGCTGGGGGTGTATTTCGAGCAGGAAGCCATCGCCGAGCTGGACGCCGAACCCTTCGCGCTGGACGGCCTGCAGAACTGGCAGCTACAGGACCGATTAATCGCCGCCCAGCGACACGCAGTCGACAACGGCGAGCCGCGCCTGGAAGCCCTCGACGCGCAGCTGGAACGCTTCCAGCGCCAGGGAGTGCTCGCCATGGGGGCCTTTGGCGAGCGCATGCGCGAGTCGCTGGCCGAGCCCATGGACGACCTGTTCAGCGCCTACGAAGACGCGCTGGCCCAGTGGCCCATCGTCTTACCCGCGCCAGAGCCGGTTTACGTAGAAAGCGCCGACGGCATCGTGCTGGAAGACTGGCTGAACGAACTGCGCCAGAACGAGGCTGGCGACCGCTGCCGGTTGTTACTCCTCAGCAGCAGCCTGATCAGCCAGGGCAGCGGGCGCGGCCAGTACCGCTGGACCCACCTGCTGCGCCCCTGGGTCGCGCACCTGGCGGGCAACCTCAACGGCCCGATGACCACCCAGCTACTTTCCAAGGCAGGCAACATCACGCTGGCCCCCATCGCCGCCGACACCGCCCGCGCTCACCTGGACACCCAGATGACCGTCTGGCAAGCAGGCCTCCAAGCCCCGCTGCCGCTGGCTCCCCAGGCCGCCTTCGCCTGGCTGACCAAGCTAGGCACGCCGGAGATCGCTGAAGAAAAAGGCCGGGAAAGCGACGCCTACGCCGCCGCCGAAGGCGCCTATGACGGCGGCCGCTTCCAGACCGGCGAAGTCGCCCAAAGCGCGTACCTGGCCCACCAGTGGCCACGCTTCGAGCGACTGTTCAATGACCACCGCGAACAGGCACACAGCTTCGCCGCGCTGACCGAGGCGCTCTACGCCCCGCTGTTCAACGCGGTCAAAAACCCCGCTGGCAAAGACCAAGAACGTAGTGGAGACAGCAAGAAGAAAGGAGCGGCCCAATGA
- the recB gene encoding exodeoxyribonuclease V subunit beta: protein MNQDANRVTPLNALTLPLHGSRLIEASAGTGKTFTIALLYVRLVLGGQHSEDDTAFVRPLTPPEILVVTFTNAATQELRERIRNRLVEAAGVFRKEPDQAKGAGQSEGLLPGMAKVAPTDGFTAPSRRPAAEPPADDPLLLQLRDQYDEATWPACARRLELAAEWMDEAAVSTIHSWCYRMLREHAFDSGSLFSLDLENDQHELEQEVVRDYWRTFYYPLDAEALGHITRYWKSPDELHAQVARLLAESDALGSQRPNPAETLSAAEAERQATLSTLKAPWPAWLDELVPALEDAAKRKAFKGQSFNAKNRANWLGALREWSESDLERPALTPAAWKRLTPEGMAEIWKDGAPPCPAAFEALAELPEALKALPEPRNDLLIHAVQWCKVRLEREQERRAEMGPNDLLSHLDRALQGPNREALAAQILRQFPVALIDEFQDTDPIQYRIFNAVFEVAKPRRDAAILLIGDPKQAIYAFRGADIFTYLQARQDTAGRHVTLGTNFRSSRAMVEAVNHCFTYADRQPAGAFLFREEGGDNPLPFQPVTAKGRDEQLVHQDQPLPAMTLWALPSDEALSKTAYQTEMAERCASHMTELLSAGQQAESGFQKDDQLTALKPSDMAVLVNGLQEARAIRLALASRGVKSVYLSDHDKVFSSPMAGQVERWLRACAEPLASSRQAEAHLRAALATPVLGLTLADLDHLQQSELAWEARVEQFSHYHRLWQRQGVLPLVRRLMVDFDIPARLLAEFEDGERLLTDLLHLGELLQQASAELDGEHALIRFLYDAIADPESHGDSHKLRLESDADLVKVVTIHKSKGLEYPLVFLPFIANHRPVSDKDLPLRWHDAHGNLQLSLSADEDTLATADRERLGEDLRKLYVALTRARHATWLGLAPLKELENSAIGHLINGGKPLDPEALTAKLDELTEGSDIRVDAPPEPTALRLAPPQQTTTLEHARTPKRPAKEHWWIASYSALRLSGTLTAPVLTPLEPTTAQEATAFEVLDEPQDLSEPDAFHLHKFPRGPGPGTFLHGLLEWAGREGFATAATDSAALDDMLWRRVQLRGWQAWQEPLAGWLTTLLTTPLPLNQSDSVPLTELGSYQVELEFWFAAKQVNTQAIDTLVSKHLLPGMERPALDADTLNGMLKGFIDLAFEHQGRFYVLDWKSNYLGPDDSAYEPEALRQALLTKRYDLQAALYLLAMHRLLKARLPDYDPHQHLGGSMTVFLRGSRSPGRGVFAEPAPVELIEALDALFAGEPVSTTSQEATL, encoded by the coding sequence ATGAACCAGGATGCCAACCGCGTAACGCCGCTCAACGCGCTCACCCTACCCCTCCACGGCAGCCGCCTTATCGAGGCCAGCGCGGGCACCGGCAAGACCTTCACCATCGCACTGCTTTACGTGCGCTTGGTGCTGGGCGGCCAGCACAGCGAAGACGACACCGCCTTTGTGCGACCGCTGACGCCACCGGAAATCCTGGTCGTCACCTTCACCAACGCCGCCACCCAGGAACTGCGCGAACGCATCCGCAACCGTCTGGTAGAAGCTGCTGGGGTGTTTCGAAAAGAGCCTGACCAGGCGAAGGGAGCAGGCCAAAGCGAGGGTCTTTTGCCAGGGATGGCAAAAGTAGCCCCCACGGACGGGTTCACGGCGCCCTCGCGTCGGCCTGCTGCCGAGCCGCCTGCTGATGACCCGCTGCTCCTCCAGCTCCGCGACCAATACGATGAAGCCACCTGGCCCGCCTGCGCTCGCCGCCTGGAACTGGCCGCCGAATGGATGGACGAAGCTGCGGTTTCCACCATCCACAGCTGGTGCTACCGCATGCTGCGCGAGCACGCCTTCGACAGCGGCAGCCTGTTCTCCCTCGACCTGGAAAACGACCAGCACGAACTGGAACAGGAAGTGGTGCGCGACTACTGGCGCACCTTCTACTACCCGCTGGACGCCGAGGCGCTGGGCCACATAACCCGCTACTGGAAATCCCCCGACGAGCTGCACGCCCAGGTCGCCCGGCTGCTTGCCGAAAGCGACGCCCTCGGCAGCCAGCGCCCTAACCCGGCGGAGACCCTGAGCGCCGCCGAGGCCGAACGCCAGGCAACGCTCAGCACCCTAAAAGCACCCTGGCCCGCCTGGCTGGACGAACTGGTGCCCGCGCTGGAAGACGCCGCCAAGCGCAAGGCCTTCAAAGGCCAAAGCTTCAACGCCAAAAACCGCGCCAACTGGCTGGGGGCGCTGCGCGAATGGAGCGAAAGCGACCTGGAACGCCCCGCGCTGACGCCCGCCGCCTGGAAACGCCTCACCCCGGAGGGCATGGCCGAGATATGGAAAGACGGCGCGCCGCCCTGCCCGGCGGCCTTTGAAGCGCTGGCCGAGCTGCCCGAGGCACTCAAGGCCCTGCCCGAACCGCGCAACGACCTGCTGATTCACGCCGTGCAATGGTGCAAGGTGCGCCTGGAACGCGAACAGGAACGCCGCGCCGAAATGGGCCCCAACGACCTGCTCAGCCACCTGGACCGCGCCCTGCAAGGCCCCAACCGTGAAGCCCTGGCCGCGCAGATTCTGCGCCAGTTCCCCGTCGCGCTGATCGACGAGTTCCAGGACACCGACCCCATCCAGTACCGCATCTTCAACGCGGTATTCGAGGTCGCCAAGCCCCGCCGCGACGCCGCCATTCTGCTGATCGGCGACCCCAAGCAGGCCATCTACGCTTTCCGCGGCGCGGATATCTTCACCTACCTGCAGGCCCGCCAGGACACCGCCGGCCGCCACGTCACACTGGGCACCAACTTCCGCTCAAGCCGCGCCATGGTCGAGGCCGTCAACCACTGCTTCACCTACGCCGACCGGCAACCCGCCGGGGCCTTTCTGTTCCGCGAAGAAGGCGGCGACAACCCGCTGCCCTTCCAACCCGTGACCGCCAAAGGCCGCGACGAACAACTGGTGCACCAGGACCAACCACTGCCCGCCATGACGCTCTGGGCGCTGCCAAGCGACGAGGCGCTTTCCAAAACCGCCTACCAGACCGAAATGGCCGAGCGCTGCGCCTCGCACATGACCGAACTGCTCAGCGCCGGGCAACAGGCAGAAAGTGGCTTCCAGAAAGACGACCAGCTCACAGCGCTGAAGCCTTCCGACATGGCGGTGCTGGTCAACGGCCTGCAGGAAGCCCGCGCCATTCGTCTGGCGCTGGCCAGCCGCGGGGTCAAAAGCGTTTACCTCTCCGACCACGACAAGGTATTCAGCTCGCCCATGGCCGGGCAGGTGGAGCGCTGGCTGCGCGCCTGCGCCGAGCCGCTGGCCAGCTCCCGCCAGGCCGAAGCCCACCTGCGCGCCGCCCTGGCCACGCCGGTGCTGGGCCTCACCCTGGCCGACCTGGACCACCTGCAACAAAGCGAGCTGGCCTGGGAAGCGCGGGTCGAACAGTTCAGCCACTACCATCGCCTGTGGCAGCGCCAGGGCGTGCTGCCGCTGGTCCGCCGCTTGATGGTCGACTTCGACATTCCCGCCCGCCTGCTGGCCGAGTTCGAAGACGGTGAGCGCTTGCTAACCGACCTGCTGCACCTGGGCGAACTGCTCCAGCAGGCAAGCGCAGAACTGGACGGCGAACACGCGCTGATTCGCTTTCTTTACGACGCCATCGCCGACCCGGAAAGCCACGGCGACAGCCACAAACTGCGCCTGGAAAGCGACGCCGACCTGGTCAAGGTGGTCACCATCCACAAGTCCAAGGGGCTCGAGTACCCGCTGGTGTTTCTGCCATTTATCGCCAACCACCGCCCGGTCAGCGACAAGGACCTGCCGCTGCGCTGGCACGACGCCCACGGCAACCTGCAACTCAGCCTGAGCGCCGATGAAGACACCCTGGCCACCGCCGACCGCGAGCGCCTGGGCGAAGACCTGCGCAAGCTCTACGTAGCGCTCACCCGCGCCCGCCACGCCACCTGGCTGGGGTTGGCGCCGCTCAAGGAGCTGGAAAACAGCGCCATCGGCCACCTGATTAACGGCGGCAAGCCCCTCGACCCGGAGGCACTCACCGCCAAGCTGGATGAATTAACTGAAGGCAGCGATATTCGCGTTGATGCGCCCCCCGAGCCCACGGCGCTGCGCCTTGCGCCGCCCCAGCAAACCACCACCCTGGAGCACGCCCGCACCCCCAAACGCCCGGCCAAGGAACACTGGTGGATTGCCAGCTACTCGGCGCTGCGCCTTTCCGGCACGCTCACCGCCCCCGTGCTCACGCCCCTGGAACCCACCACCGCCCAGGAAGCCACGGCGTTCGAGGTGCTGGATGAACCGCAGGATCTCTCCGAGCCGGACGCGTTTCACCTGCACAAGTTTCCGCGTGGCCCCGGTCCCGGCACCTTCCTGCACGGCTTGCTGGAATGGGCAGGTAGGGAAGGCTTTGCCACCGCCGCGACCGACAGCGCTGCCCTTGATGATATGCTCTGGCGGCGGGTGCAACTGCGCGGCTGGCAGGCATGGCAAGAACCGCTGGCCGGTTGGCTCACCACACTGCTAACCACGCCCTTGCCACTGAACCAAAGCGACAGCGTGCCGCTCACCGAGCTTGGCAGCTATCAGGTCGAGCTGGAGTTCTGGTTCGCCGCCAAACAGGTCAACACCCAGGCCATCGACACCCTTGTTAGCAAGCACTTACTGCCTGGGATGGAACGGCCCGCACTGGACGCCGACACCCTGAACGGCATGCTGAAAGGCTTTATCGACCTGGCCTTCGAGCACCAAGGGCGCTTCTACGTGCTTGACTGGAAATCCAACTATTTGGGGCCGGACGACAGCGCCTACGAACCCGAAGCCCTGCGCCAGGCGCTGCTGACCAAACGCTACGACCTGCAGGCCGCGCTTTACCTGCTGGCCATGCACCGGCTTTTAAAAGCGCGCCTGCCCGACTACGACCCGCACCAGCACCTGGGCGGCTCGATGACGGTCTTTCTGCGCGGCAGCCGCAGCCCAGGGCGCGGCGTCTTTGCCGAGCCCGCCCCGGTTGAACTTATTGAAGCTCTGGACGCCCTGTTTGCCGGTGAGCCGGTTTCCACCACGTCGCAAGAGGCCACGCTATGA